Part of the Pristiophorus japonicus isolate sPriJap1 unplaced genomic scaffold, sPriJap1.hap1 HAP1_SCAFFOLD_1490, whole genome shotgun sequence genome is shown below.
TATACCTGTGTGCACGGTGATACCTCCTATAACTGTGTACACGGTGAAACCGTCTATAGCTGTGTGCACGGTGAGACCTCCTATAGCTGTGTGCACGGTGAGACCTCCTATACCTTTGTGCATGGTGAGACCTCCTATACCTGTGTGCATGGTGAGACCTCCTATACCTGTCTGCACGGTGAGACCTCCTATAACTGTGTACACGGTGAAACCGTCTATACCTCTGTGCCCAGTGAGACCTCCTATACCTGTGTACACGGTGAGACCTCCTCTACCTGTGTGCACGGTGAGACCTCCTATACCTGTGTGCACGGTGAGACCTCCTATACCTGTGTGCATGGTGAAACCGTCTATACCTGTGTGCACGGTGAGACCTCCTATAACTGTGTACACGGTGAAACCGTCTATACCTGTGTGCACGGTGAGACCTCCTATACCTATGTGCACGGTGAGACCTCCTTTTACTGTGTGCACGGTGAAACCGTCTATACCTGTGTGCATGGTGAGACCTCCTATACGGGTGTGCACGGTGAGACCTCCTATACCTGTGTGCACGGTGAAACCATTTATACCTGTGTGCACGGTGAAAACGTCTATACCTGTTTGCACGGTGAGACCTCCTTTCCCTGTGTGCACGGTCAGAGCTCCTATACCTGTGTGCACGGTGAGACCTCCTATAACTGTGTGCACGGTGAAACCGTCTATACCTGTGAGCACGGTGAGACCTCCTATACCTCTGTGCCCAGTGAGATCTCCTATTACTGTGTGCACGGTGAAACCGTCTATATCTGTGTGCACGGTGAGACCTCCTATACCTGTGTGCACGGTGAGACCTCCTATACCTGTGTGCACGGTGAGATCTCCTATACCTGTGTGCACGGTGAGATCTCCTATACCTGTGTGCATGGTGAGACCTCCTATACCTGTGTGCACGGTGAAACCTCCTATACCTCTGTGCCCAGTGAGATCTCCTATACCTCTGTGCCCAGTGAGATCTCCTATACCTGTGTGCATGGTGAGACCTCCTATaactgtgtgcacggtgagacctcctatacctgtgtgcacggtgagacctcctatacctgtgtgcacggtgagacctcctataactgtgtgcacggtgagacCTCC
Proteins encoded:
- the LOC139242839 gene encoding uncharacterized protein yields the protein MVRPPIPVCTVRPPIPVFTVRPPIPVCTVRPPIPVCMVRPPIPVCTVIPPITVYTVKPSIAVCTVRPPIAVCTVRPPIPLCMVRPPIPVCMVRPPIPVCTVRPPITVYTVKPSIPLCPVRPPIPVYTVRPPLPVCTVRPPIPVCTVRPPIPVCMVKPSIPVCTVRPPITVYTVKPSIPVCTVRPPIPMCTVRPPFTVCTVKPSIPVCMVRPPIRVCTVRPPIPVCTVKPFIPVCTVKTSIPVCTVRPPFPVCTVRAPIPVCTVRPPITVCTVKPSIPVST